A window of Salvia splendens isolate huo1 chromosome 8, SspV2, whole genome shotgun sequence genomic DNA:
GGGTTTGAGGCGTACAACATAGGCTGTGCAAAAAAAGATTCGGTGCATTATATTATAAGAGTATAGTTTATTGAACATCTTGTAGTcatcttttattaattaatttattttattatcgtAGTAACCGAtaaattttaacctaattttaaTAGATATTCCCTCCGCTCCATccgataaaaatatgaatatttggaATGAcacacaattggtaaaataagagagagatggaaagaaaaaataattatagtattgttaatggagaatgtGGTTCATCTACTATAGAAAAGGAAGTTACCAAATATAAAAGGAGATAATTTTATGTGACATtccaaaatgaaaatgtatttatttttatgggacggagggagtaatatctatcttatacttttaattattgattttagtTACCTTCTATTTTAGATTAATAGATACTTCATTCGTCtcacaataaaagtcacattttgtcatttcggctCGTCCtccaataagagtcacatttcacttttatcattaatggtaaataggtctcacattccactaactcacttcactcacattttattataaaaatcaatataaaaaagtgggtctcatattccactcacttttcctACCCAAtatattctttatatttcttaaaacgcGAACAAAAACAATAGCAACTAGAAGatatttttgcaattaattTTGACCGTTTCAAAATACCGTAGAAGTacatataaaatagagatatttcACTTATAATGTATCTTTATAACtatatatattagtatattttattatttcgtTCGATCCCACGATATTttattcctggatccgccattgcatGGAAACTGTTGTTGAACGAATGGACACCactgatttttcatgaaaatcaTGTACCACCACTCTCATAATAGTCCAAACCACCAACACTCCATAATTGAGACTAATATTCCACAAAGTGATTAAGTTTGGCATATTTCAACTCACCATGCTTCTATTTTGCACTCTTCTTTTTTCCATTACTATAATTTTCCAGTTTAGATACATTGATATTTAACTAACATTTTCTTGCAATACCCATTTCAAGAATATTCTTTTCTTTGGCCGTATCTCATATAAATGCGAAATGtacataaacaaaaataaaacatgttAAAAGTATTATTAAAGCTTTTTGTTGTGAGTCTTAATATGGAGGAATTTATTTCTCAGCAATGTGAGGTATATTGCAACTTTAATCACACACGCTTAATTCTATTTTGTCTTTTTATTTACTATAGTAAAGGCATTAAgttttgaaattttgttttaacaACCACAGTTAATTCGACAGCATAATACTCCAAGTTTTGCAACCATTCCACGTGCATCATATCCTGATATGAAAAAACAAGCGTTTGAGATTCGGTGATCTGTCaaacaacaaaatcaaaatattagttACCGCCTTCTTCAACATTAACACTAACTAACAAAAAAGCTTACTTTACTTACCGTTGGACGATGTAGTCCAAGAGTGCATCGTCACCAAAGTAGTGAATGGTGAGGTCGACCAATTGTCCCTGGCTATGATCCACTGCACGACGGCACATGACATTGTACTCATCGTTAAAAATCCCCTGCCTAGGGTTGGAGAAATCTATGACTCGCCACAAGTCGGGATCCTTGGAAACCTTCCACCATGTAGTACACACTTTTTGTGCTCTTTTGAGTACACCCTCCGCCCCAGCCTCTGCAGAATATTGGCAGTCACATCCCCGGGCAGTTCGATCCACGGGGCTGAGGAGGATGAAGCAACGACCGGAATTTTGGGCTGGTGCAGGAGAACGTTGGCGCGCATCCACTGGAGCCACCTTGAAGCATTGCCTGACCAGCATATACGCAGCAAGCGGGGTTGCTCGTGGAGAGGAGTGGAGTAGAAGTCAAAGAAATCATAGATGCGGTTAAGGCAGCCTGCAGGGGGGTCGTTGCCGTCGAATTTAGGGAGTGGGGGGCCTTGGAAAGAACCAAAGTGGGGAGGGTAGATGGTGAGGAAGAAGGGACGATGAACAGATGGAAAGTGAGTGATGGAATGCGGTAGAGGAAGGACATGAGGGTTGTTTTTGAGAGGGGAGTGAAGTGATACAACGAGAATAGCTGGCGTGAAGGGAGATGGCGGAAATGCTGGAAAACTAGGCTTGCTGGAATATGAGTTGGACGTGATGAGTTGGATACACAATTACTTACAGTTGCAAGATTTGTGTTGAATAGAAGATATGCGATCAGAATGATACGGATATGTTTGTTAAAAGATATGAAAATCCAATAATAACTATTCATTTAATCAGTTAAACAAAAACAATATACAAGACAAATAAATTTAACATTCCAAAATCTTGCAACGTAACTATTTTTAGAAATACAGACAAATTAGAGAGCATAAACATGTGATAGTATCACATATGAGATTAGAGTTGCAGCAAATTAGCGAACCCGAAATGAGGTGATGCTGAGCGTGAGCTATCTGTCAAACGTATATACACCCGGAGAAGGCGGCTCAGTGGTCCCCGTCTCCTCATAAGCGACAGTCAGTTCAATATATGAGATCTATCTATGTCCCCGAAACGTATTCCTTCTCCAGCACACTGAACATGACCTTGAGGCGGTCCTGCAGATTTGAGACGATGTTTTTGGTGATCCGTTTCTGATGCCTCGTGTATTTCAGCCATGCTATCCCAAAGTATACTTGAATGCTGCACCCTACAGATCTTGAGGGCAGGTCTTCAACCTGATACCTCAAGTGAAGCTGCAAACGAGTCAAGAGGGAACGAAATGCATCTAGAATCGGAAAAGAGCAGTGAAACGGGTGTAGTGTGCTTACCGTGAAATAGTCACCAAGTGGAATTCCGTGGAGAGTCATGATCTCCTCTATGAGCCACCCCTGTTTTCCAGAGAGGCGGGACTTTTGTTGCGTGCTAGTCACTTCTCCTCTATAGCGGGATATTCGTTTATCGAATTTGTAATAAAGCTGTCTCTGATACACGTCCGCCTTTTCAGACTCCCAAGGGGTGTGAGTGTAGTTCAGGCACCCAGTTCTCTCCATCACCCTTCTGTCGATTTCGCTCCCTCTGAACAACTCCATAAAGAAACTTGTCTGAAGTGATGACGCACAAGTCAGTTGCGAGTTTAGAGAAAGGAAGAAACGAGTCGGTAAGGTGGTGGATACTCACCGGAAGAGATAGTATGGAAGAATAAACCATAGACATGTTAACATCCTCGACTCCCAGGAAAGATCCACTCTCCTCGGTTCGCAGGCTTTTGGCTTCAGATTCTTCGTCTACTGCTTGACTCTTGGCCTCAACTTCCTCGTCCGTAGCTGGGAGGTTTTGGGCTAAGGCTTCCTCTTCGACAGCAGTGTTGGCTTCGGATTCTTCATCTGCAATCTGCACCTTCTGTTCAGGTGTCAAGGCTCTTGCCTTCCACAGAGCCATAATTGTTCTGACACGGAAAATTAATTTTGGCGATATTATGTATTGAAAGATTGAAAATAGACATccagagaagaagaaaaataacaTTCCGAGATTAGTAGAATGGGAAGTAATTATAGGAGGATGTACGGTAGCATCACTCTCAATGCTATACGCTTCACAAATAATGTCGAGTGTACAAAAGTAACTCGGTTAATACCTGTGGGCAACATTGTAGGACACAAAAGAATGAAAATGAAACTTCAGCCTGCCTTCGTCATCCTGTGTCCTTGCTCCATGCCGCGCATCAAACCCTTTTCCAGGCCACAGTGTGATGATTATGATCGGGCTGCCCATTGACGACAGTGTAGGAGGTATGACTTGAATGTCTTCTATATCTTCCCAGAGAAAGAAAAACTTCGTCTTGTGACCAAATAGATCTGCATGAAACCCAATTATTCTCGCTGACAGAAAGAGACGGCCCTGGCATGAGGATTGGCACAAATCAGTAACTAGCATACATAAGTCCGGAAAAGGATTAAGGACTTAAGCACCAACTGTCATCAATTCCATCAGGAGGCAATGCAAAAGGCACCAACACGAGAAGCACATATATACCTGGAGAGGCATTCTCCGTTTCAAATGACAAGAAAAGTCGTTGATAAGAAACTCCTCAGGAGGTAATGCAAAAAGCTTCTGGAAAGCCGAATTTGTTTGAGGAGAACGCAATCTTATCTGCAAAACCGGAGCATGCTGTTTAACAAGCTCAAAAGGAGGGGGAATGCACAAAAGTGCTACCCCATTTTTAAAGTGAATCTGTAGCTGCGAAAGAAGTCATTACCTTCTTGCCCACTTCCTTTTCCATCTTCGTTATATAATCTTTAACGACATTGCAACCCTTGTTATTGTTCAAGAAGATTCTCAAATGTAATTTCGACTGGCATGCCTGAGCCAGCTTCCCTTCTAAAGGAATCCAGATGTCTGACAGATCCGCAATATTAGACTTTAGGAAATTTATTTCAGCACGCCCAAGTGATGTTGCATCATCAAAAGGGCCATCAAAATCGAAAGCTTCCACTTCCAGAACAGATGGAGGTTCATTCATTGcatcaaattcaaatatttctGCAAGCAACTAACAATGTCAACGATGGGCCCCATTCCAACACATTCATGTATAAGACGCCAGTCGACTTCTTCAATCTTGGCAAGAAATATGATAATTTaccaaaacaataaaaacaaaGGTACACATACCATTCCAATGAGGTTTAGATTTCTGAAACTTGATCGAGCTGGTTCTCGTCTTCCCATTGCAAGTGAACACCACATAGGGATCAGAGTACCCACTAGAATCAACAGCTGCCAAATTGCTCCCTTCAACTAAGGCAACAGTGAGCAGCCAGCCATCCCCCTGTGCTTTAATTCCATGATCACTACCTATATCGAACGATAAAACGAATCAAATTTAGTTAATCAGAGAAACAAGTTAGTTGGACCAACTTCGCGAGCCAAGTCCATGGTATATAAATAAGATGATAAATCAAACTAAATTTGAAGAATTTCTAGATAAGCCATGATGCTTTTGGATTCAGATGCATGATGCTTACTACGATGGCATTTAACTAAGATTCTTCTAGTACATATGATACACGATTCATGCCTTGTTGGCTGCACAATTCTAAATTAGATTACCTTTTTGCACTCTGGCCTGCATAAAGCGAGACATAAACTCCAGGACCCGTTTCCCTTGCAGAACCAACACGCTGCACACTATCACCTCACCAATAGAATCGGGCAAGTCTAAACCAGCAAATTCAAGACCCTGAATTGTGCTAGGCATAGCCAGCCATATATGTGTGAGCACGTATAAACCCATCAAAAAGGTCGAAGCAACCGTGAAATTAGCAAAGTACTGAACAGCCAGTTTCCAGTCAGACTGAGGCTCCACCTGAAGAGATGCCAAAAACTGGTCTTTCTCAGAACCTACATCTTGAAGATCAAGCGGTTTCACATTTTGAGACAGCAGCTTGTCATACTGTTTAAAGCTATCCTTTATACCTTGTCTGGCTCCACCTTCAATCATACTTTTCATCATTGTGCTCTGCAAAAAGTTCACTCGCCAAGACACTTCCAATCGAGAAGACTGCTCTCCTGGTGGCTGCTCAGGCCCGGGAGTAATGCAGTAAAGCACTTCTACCTTAAAGCTTTTCCCATACGGAGCATCTGGAGTGCTCACACTGGATAGAACAGCGAAAGCCTTCGTATCAGCTTTCAAATACGTGTGCTCCTCTATGGCTTTCAAAGCTTTAATCAATTTACTCGGTGCTTTAGTATAACAAACCACTCTTTTTAGGCTCTCgccattattttcatatttccaGGGCCCTATTTCAAGATCTGTAGATCCCTCTAAGTCTGCAAAGGTCTTCAAAAAGTCAGATTCTGGTGAAAAGAGTAACGAGTTCAACTCCCGATGCGGTATTGCATACAACTGGTCTAGAACTACCCCACCAGGTAAACTAGTAGGAACTTCACCAGCTGGATCTCGCATCTCTATACTTTTCATCATTTCATCAAAATCAACCGACGAAGTTTGCTCTTCGGGATTGTTCTGCGGAACTGCGAAATCCATACCTTCCGTTGCATCAGATGCATCGCTAGGATCAACAGAACTCACAGAAGCTGAATCAGCATTCTTATTGAAGATTTGTGCTATCCGACCAGCTAATGCCGACGCATTCCATTTGTCCTCCTTTTGGGGTGCAACATCTTCCGATCTCATAGGCGAGGGAACCCAAAGAGGGGAAGATCTTGAAGGTGTATCACTCGGCGTATCAGCATACTTTCTTGGCAGCGTTACAGGATCATTCATAGGCGGCACATCAAGTagtgtgttattttgtgagAAACAAATCGTCAAAAGAATCTCGCCTGTAATCGGACAAAACATTTAACAATCAGGAGAAATACACACCACAGCCACATCAAGACTTCCACAGCACCAAACAACAATCAGTGCTTGTAGAAAATGCAGGTGGCAACGGTCACAAGCTAAACTATTCATTCCATAAACAACAACAACTGGAACtattcattcataagaaaacaaGTAAGCAAGTACATAAAATTGGAAGTCCAACTAAAATCATAGCATACAAAACCAAAGAAAACATAGAAAGAAGTGAAGAAAGAGCAATACCGCAATCCTTGTTCTTGGCCTTCTTGGTTTTGGGCTGCAGAGTGTACCAGGCAGTGCCGAGGGACTTGTCTTTAGCATCCAAAACCTCAATGATGGGCACTTTGATCTGCCCAACGAAATCGTCATTGAAGTACTTGTCTTCATCCAAAACAGTTAGAAGAAGCTCTTCTTTCAAGTCATCAACTTTGAAAATGAACTCCTCACACCACGAAGGATTCAAGCACTTCTTCACAACTTTACTCCTAAACCTCTGCCTCCCCAACTGCAGTTTCACATACGGATCGCTGAATCCATTCGGGTCGAGCGCGGGTATGTTTTTTGCTTCCATTACTCGCACCAATAGCTTCATCTCTACCTCAAAATCGGTGCCAATTTGAAAAACGGGGGTTTCTTCAGTTCATCAACGAATAAAGGGAAAACAATGCCTCAGTGTTGAAACAATCAATCAATAATTAATCTGATCAACGAAGTGTATACGCAATCACGCATTCATTTCTCGAAAACAGAAAACCGGTTACCACATTGCGGAATCACGGAAAGTGTTTAATGAGCAAAAAAATGAACTTTGTAGAAACTGAAACCTTTGCAAACAGTACAAATGAAGCAAAGAGACGAAACGAGTCAATAAAGGGATCACGAAAAACGAATCTTGGAGCAAAAACTTCGGAAAAGAAATGAATAACGAAATGGAAGTGGCAGCTAAAAAAAGGAGTCTGGAATAAAGCAGAAGTAGCTAATGATTGATGATCGATAAATCTGAAGAAGGAGAAGTGATTGGGTAGATATTAAAGCCCCAGGAAAGCTCTGTGATCGAATTTGTTGGATCGTGGACTCCACCGCTTCTCTATCAGGAGATGAGAGAGGGAAATTTAGTTGGAAAAAAATGGGAAGGAACGCAGACTTTTCAATTCATTTTCCTTTATTCAATTGATACTGCGCGTAGACTCTTTGACTTTTtaaccaaaaataaatttatattccaTTTCTCAACTATTTCGTTTTTAGAAATTCAAGTTATCTCCTTAAGAGCCTCCAGAGAGGCTTTCGCCCaacaatagcccagtcatagcccagccacaaacttctcctgtcacatcatcagcacaAAAAATcatcatgccacatcatcaggacaagcaaatatcccaacaatagcccagcaatagcctagccacatcactcctaattatataaaacaaataattgacaatcacacaaaatacggaattaaatttacgacacagatacgcgaaaattcaataatattatttaaattaaaaaaatacattaaaaatacattaatttaataaaaagtacattaaaaaaatacattaattaaaaaaaaatacataatttaaaaaaaaacgacctccgcctcactcctcgtctccgtcacccccgtcgccgccgcctctgtcgccgccggtacccccccccccccccccgtgccccccggtcttcaaatcgtcacgcatgctcacgagcaatgcgtgaagaaagctcttctcctcggggtcctctGCCGCCTTCCAATCAACTAagatcttgaccatctgagcacgcgtttgttgacgcgggaagaatttgagatcctctgtagactggccaagggggatgccgactggacctcctgggaccccccggcgcccccctcgcctcccgttgcgcccgcctttaaccaaccgggcgagttcggcgagcgaacgatggaggggacgggagctcctgagtaccctcggggaggtcgtgggaaccaccgctgttgccgctgtaatcaccggtatagttcagtcgttgcttcttcggtcagccagcgtcgacacctacccgaaacttctcggagtcgttcagcacctcatagcagttccagtaggtgaactccttatacaacccgggctgggggaaggctttctgctattttggcccacatgttgacgatcctctgattgttcgaagtgaggggatcatcgcaaacactcacccacgccttggacagcgcgacgttctccgcatccgtccacctcctccgtaccgagcagTCGTCCTCAACCGGCTGCTACGACTCGCCGACCCacttgcccttccccttgcccttcccctttggggggccccgaccccgccctactcccccgtttgaacgggagtttttggaacaccgagaagatcaaaccccaactcctctaaggagaaagtctcatattgcgtgaactgcgcctccgctggggtcgatgtgtgcgaagaagcagtcgaaaaatcaaaagtggggcgatagacgttttcccccctgcgtcgccggtaccccccccccccccccgggcgtcccctgcgtcgccggtacccctcccggcatcatctgcatctcgggtgcccaccccggcatcccCGGCATACTCCCCCCGGCGATCTCCCCCCCCccgctgccatcccgggcatcatctgctgccacgggtacatgttgtagtacccgggcatcggaccccatacacctcccacgggtaccgggggagtttgagactcgttcgtcattggagtaccttcgttgttgttctccatttcacgttgttgatcttgtacagaaattaagatagagagagtactcgttaaaacaagtggtgcgaatgaaaatgacgtgcaaagcgcgtatatatagtgtttcgaaaattaaagaaaaaaaaattcgctcgccgatcgctcgccggtccggagcctgcaatggcggcgagcagaCCGgtgagcgcatcgcccagcgctcgcgaatcggcgtgcgctcgccgattttttcgccgaaatggcgctcaccggttacaatggttcggcgagcgaaccgaTGAGCGTCGGAGATAGGCTTGCCGGTCcactcgccgccattgtggatgctctaaacaatCAATAAGTATATCCTTTTAAGTCATATTCTTACTTGACACAAATTTGTATAATTAGTTCATTTTCAGTAATTTAAGTAGTTAGTCACTAGTCAAATAGTAACATTCATGTTgccaattgaaacataaaaatgaatataataatattccaaATCGGTGTACATAAgaacttaatccactatataagtctcatgggcctcttCTCTTATCACCTATTGGTTTTAGAATGGAAcacatggatttctatcatgatATCAGAGTGGGCCGCCGACTATGATtaatatttaactgacccaacagtatatctgggttgaaaccgaaaaaaaatgactaattCAGCAGTATAACTTGGCTGAAAATTTGGGTCAGTGGTcaaaccgatcgaaaaaaaaaagattgggCCGATTGcccaatcgatcataaaaaagtccaacccctccaagattcaccttaaagggtttgagggagagtgttggcaattgaaacataaaaatgaatataataatatcccacatcggtgtacacaaagagcttaatccactatataattggcaattgaaatataaaaatgaatataataatatcccagATCGAtatacacaaagagcttaatccactatataaatctcatgagtctctcctcttatcaccaattgattttagaatggaacccatggatttctatcaatcCAATCCTACAAATTTTTAACAAATCCATCAATCCAATCCTACAAATTTTTAACATGTGGTTTATTGCAAGTAATTCATGACATAGCGTGATGAAAATTCTTAAGTAGACTTAGGCTGAATGCTTCTGAaaagtatttatggtaaatAAAGGATTCTATCATAAATATTTGAAAGTGTTAATCGATAATAAATAAGGAGACTATATTAACTTTTGGATAATGAAGAGAAAATCTGCCGCCGCAAATTAATAGTAGTTAATTATCTTATCTTTGTTTGGTAATTGTTCCAAAACATTCAAAAATTGTCCCTCGTAATATGGACAAGATAATACTCCATGGAGTAATTTGAAATGGCGTTGCAAGACTCCTATTTTCTATTTGAATCATttcaacaatttaaaattttagtaacGGTCTACTGTAATTTCTAATGAGTAATACTAGCTGAGAACTTCAACCTAAATAGGTCTCAATATTAGTCATATTTTGTTGTGTTAGGGTCTGCCATAAAAACAAAATGGTTGACTGACTTGTAGATAAAATTCAATgaacattaaatatatatatttttcaaagtGTATATTTTTGTAAGTAGAAAGCGCGTGCGTGGTGACTGACTGAGTCAAGTAAACCTAAGAATAGAAATAAATGTGGTGGCTGCAGAAGCATAtggaaaatgtcaatatagtacgACTTACAGCCCAGGTACACTGAACATTTATGAATTTTTGTTTAAGAACGTAAAGTTCAATagatttcttttaaaatttaatactccattgATTCTTGATGGTTATATTAGGGTCCAAAACTATTTTGAAGCACAGTAAATGAAAATTCTGTGTTTCACATATAATCTGGAAAAATGAAGCAATAATATAAAAAAGGAGGGCTAGTCTCCAGTGTGACACACACGTTATATTTCGAATTTCGATACTGAAAATATAGTTTGAGATATATATGTGACGATATCTAAACACTAGTCACTAGGTATCACAATATTGTGCTTTAGACGTTCTGGATTATGTCTGATACATATCTCCTTttgttattttcattttgtaGAATTATATGAATTAATATAATAGCGAAAGAGATGGGTAATGAGAGCGAAAAAATTAGAATGTAAGTGATGGAAACTAAATATAATGGTTGTCATTAAAAGCAGCATATCAACGTCAAAAAAATCGGCAATGTCGGTTAAACAGTATTGTCACCATCATAACAGGTATTATATTAATAACATT
This region includes:
- the LOC121744987 gene encoding C2 and GRAM domain-containing protein At1g03370-like isoform X2; protein product: MKLLVRVMEAKNIPALDPNGFSDPYVKLQLGRQRFRSKVVKKCLNPSWCEEFIFKVDDLKEELLLTVLDEDKYFNDDFVGQIKVPIIEVLDAKDKSLGTAWYTLQPKTKKAKNKDCGEILLTICFSQNNTLLDVPPMNDPVTLPRKYADTPSDTPSRSSPLWVPSPMRSEDVAPQKEDKWNASALAGRIAQIFNKNADSASVSSVDPSDASDATEGMDFAVPQNNPEEQTSSVDFDEMMKSIEMRDPAGEVPTSLPGGVVLDQLYAIPHRELNSLLFSPESDFLKTFADLEGSTDLEIGPWKYENNGESLKRVVCYTKAPSKLIKALKAIEEHTYLKADTKAFAVLSSVSTPDAPYGKSFKVEVLYCITPGPEQPPGEQSSRLEVSWRVNFLQSTMMKSMIEGGARQGIKDSFKQYDKLLSQNVKPLDLQDVGSEKDQFLASLQVEPQSDWKLAVQYFANFTVASTFLMGLYVLTHIWLAMPSTIQGLEFAGLDLPDSIGEVIVCSVLVLQGKRVLEFMSRFMQARVQKGSDHGIKAQGDGWLLTVALVEGSNLAAVDSSGYSDPYVVFTCNGKTRTSSIKFQKSKPHWNEIFEFDAMNEPPSVLEVEAFDFDGPFDDATSLGRAEINFLKSNIADLSDIWIPLEGKLAQACQSKLHLRIFLNNNKGCNVVKDYITKMEKEVGKKIRLRSPQTNSAFQKLFALPPEEFLINDFSCHLKRRMPLQGRLFLSARIIGFHADLFGHKTKFFFLWEDIEDIQVIPPTLSSMGSPIIIITLWPGKGFDARHGARTQDDEGRLKFHFHSFVSYNVAHRTIMALWKARALTPEQKVQIADEESEANTAVEEEALAQNLPATDEEVEAKSQAVDEESEAKSLRTEESGSFLGVEDVNMSMVYSSILSLPTSFFMELFRGSEIDRRVMERTGCLNYTHTPWESEKADVYQRQLYYKFDKRISRYRGEVTSTQQKSRLSGKQGWLIEEIMTLHGIPLGDYFTVEDLPSRSVGCSIQVYFGIAWLKYTRHQKRITKNIVSNLQDRLKVMFSVLEKEYVSGT
- the LOC121744987 gene encoding C2 and GRAM domain-containing protein At1g03370-like isoform X1, which encodes MKLLVRVMEAKNIPALDPNGFSDPYVKLQLGRQRFRSKVVKKCLNPSWCEEFIFKVDDLKEELLLTVLDEDKYFNDDFVGQIKVPIIEVLDAKDKSLGTAWYTLQPKTKKAKNKDCGEILLTICFSQNNTLLDVPPMNDPVTLPRKYADTPSDTPSRSSPLWVPSPMRSEDVAPQKEDKWNASALAGRIAQIFNKNADSASVSSVDPSDASDATEGMDFAVPQNNPEEQTSSVDFDEMMKSIEMRDPAGEVPTSLPGGVVLDQLYAIPHRELNSLLFSPESDFLKTFADLEGSTDLEIGPWKYENNGESLKRVVCYTKAPSKLIKALKAIEEHTYLKADTKAFAVLSSVSTPDAPYGKSFKVEVLYCITPGPEQPPGEQSSRLEVSWRVNFLQSTMMKSMIEGGARQGIKDSFKQYDKLLSQNVKPLDLQDVGSEKDQFLASLQVEPQSDWKLAVQYFANFTVASTFLMGLYVLTHIWLAMPSTIQGLEFAGLDLPDSIGEVIVCSVLVLQGKRVLEFMSRFMQARVQKGSDHGIKAQGDGWLLTVALVEGSNLAAVDSSGYSDPYVVFTCNGKTRTSSIKFQKSKPHWNEIFEFDAMNEPPSVLEVEAFDFDGPFDDATSLGRAEINFLKSNIADLSDIWIPLEGKLAQACQSKLHLRIFLNNNKGCNVVKDYITKMEKEVGKKIRLRSPQTNSAFQKLFALPPEEFLINDFSCHLKRRMPLQGRLFLSARIIGFHADLFGHKTKFFFLWEDIEDIQVIPPTLSSMGSPIIIITLWPGKGFDARHGARTQDDEGRLKFHFHSFVSYNVAHRTIMALWKARALTPEQKVQIADEESEANTAVEEEALAQNLPATDEEVEAKSQAVDEESEAKSLRTEESGSFLGVEDVNMSMVYSSILSLPTSFFMELFRGSEIDRRVMERTGCLNYTHTPWESEKADVYQRQLYYKFDKRISRYRGEVTSTQQKSRLSGKQGWLIEEIMTLHGIPLGDYFTLHLRYQVEDLPSRSVGCSIQVYFGIAWLKYTRHQKRITKNIVSNLQDRLKVMFSVLEKEYVSGT